The Elaeis guineensis isolate ETL-2024a chromosome 13, EG11, whole genome shotgun sequence genome includes a region encoding these proteins:
- the LOC140853212 gene encoding protein NLP3-like — MKKEKNAIPELSKQYFLTDANDERNTKIVVDSSGIGTPRSSLVNKNNRPLERRQGKAEKTISLEVLQQYFAGSLKDPAKALEGICITTMKHIYRHHGISKWPSRKVNKVNRSLSKWIFSSISCR, encoded by the exons atgaagaaagagaaaaatgcaATTCCTGAGTTGTCAAAACAATATTTCCTGACAGATGCTAATGATGAAAGGAATACAAAGATTGTTGTTGATTCAAGTGGTATTGGAACTCCTCGTTCTTCCTTGGTCAATAAAAATAATAGGCCACTTGAAAGGAGACAAGGTAAAGCTGAGAAAACAATCAGTCTAGAGGTTCTCCAACAGTATTTTGCTGGGAGCCTGAAAGATCCTGCAAAAGCCTTGGAGGGAA TTTGTATTACAACCATGAAACATATCTATAGGCACCATGGAATCTCCAAATGGCCATCTCGCAAGGTCAATAAGGTCAACCGCTCTCTTTCCAAATGGATCTTCTCTTCTATAAGTTGCAGGTAA
- the LOC140853211 gene encoding uncharacterized protein: protein MVGRVIPYVAFESGDIMRRRGRYAGVQFQFSQTEADGSRRVRPRRGPTVVRDVWQMREGERIIVECNQLGQPIKKATCLLTLFLGTVARRPQLCPLGYAKWNDMLPTYKVELLRVIEVMN from the exons atggttggtcgagttattccctatgtggctttcgaatcag gtgacatcatgcgtcgcaggggacgatatgctggtgtgcagtttcagttttcacagacagaggccg acggatccaggagagtacgccccagacgcggacccacagtagtacgagatgtgtggcagatgcgtgagggcgagagaattattgtggagtgcaatcagctaggtcagccaattaagaaagctacctgcttattgactttatttttggggactgttgctcggaggcctcagctttgtccgttgggctatgcaaaatggaatgacatgcttccaacgtacaaagttgagctcctccgagttatagaggtaatgaattga